One genomic region from Marinomonas maritima encodes:
- a CDS encoding TnsA endonuclease N-terminal domain-containing protein: MLDSEKLVDPQDEKKLKTRGIGSGEDYEPFIKVHEISSTGESYRIRGRNTSRAHHLLSRLEFSAFLVFDRFHLTYDIKEQFPLPVADTLSICSRLGIKHPQMRNKLKVVTTDLVVELKGKPSIAIAVKYASDLDNARTIDKLQIEKLYWEELGYEWKLFTDQEIPAIVKENLEWLHAASQNSHDLYGELSLEDISTVINRLSGSEKKLATVCAAMDDLYECSAGFHIGVIRNAAAANLIDVPLDIVFRNWRATDVSIVLDLDSFKTGLSDVS, encoded by the coding sequence ATGTTAGATTCTGAGAAATTAGTTGATCCTCAAGATGAGAAGAAGTTAAAAACCAGAGGGATTGGTTCAGGGGAAGACTACGAGCCCTTTATAAAAGTCCACGAAATAAGTAGTACTGGTGAGAGCTATCGCATCCGAGGTCGAAACACATCTAGAGCTCATCATCTTTTATCTCGTCTTGAATTTTCTGCTTTCCTTGTCTTTGATCGCTTCCATCTTACCTACGACATCAAAGAGCAATTTCCTCTACCTGTAGCTGATACCTTGAGTATTTGTTCTCGTTTGGGAATTAAGCACCCCCAAATGCGCAACAAATTAAAAGTCGTTACCACAGACTTAGTTGTGGAGCTGAAAGGCAAACCATCTATTGCTATTGCCGTTAAATACGCCAGCGATTTAGACAATGCGCGTACGATAGACAAACTCCAAATCGAAAAGCTGTATTGGGAAGAACTTGGTTATGAATGGAAACTTTTCACTGATCAAGAGATTCCAGCGATCGTAAAAGAGAATCTTGAATGGCTTCATGCAGCCAGCCAGAATTCACATGACCTATACGGTGAGTTGTCTTTAGAAGATATTTCGACAGTCATTAATCGGTTATCAGGCTCAGAGAAGAAGCTTGCTACAGTTTGTGCTGCTATGGATGACCTATACGAATGCAGTGCCGGCTTTCATATTGGTGTGATTCGTAATGCTGCTGCTGCAAATTTGATTGATGTTCCTTTAGATATTGTATTTAGGAATTGGCGTGCAACGGATGTGTCTATCGTTCTAGACCTAGATTCATTTAAAACTGGATTGTCTGATGTATCTTAA
- a CDS encoding Mu transposase C-terminal domain-containing protein, with translation MYLNKVFLDPHLDHPTHVRIVYEHVDFLMLIDIHDEKAWPYRVNLDEFESLSLEAVPDPILLATPEAGSKAEEIRDRAYRSVALLLTDYFALFDKKLRNQKIKSVLEAMDESRLYVTRQLRRYWQRGLSPDALAPDYTKCGAPGQNRLAIQKTGSKRTVSHGEGLAITDEIASLFKLAIEGFYLVNNDVDLKGARTKANGFIKSKYPKIKKEDLPTYRQFRYYYNKHYAKPLVVQARTPSIEYAKDVTPSHSTSTTNNFGPGARYEIDATIADLHLVSGHDPDRIVGRPIVYKVKDVFSRMTVGLYVGLENPSWATASIALAHAFCDKVEYCRKFGVEITESDWPSIGTPATITADRGELLGKHGDILVNRFGITLSNTRAYRGDDKGIVEKSFHMMHVDILPYVKGKVEPVNGKKKAGKRTELSANLTLYDFTKMVIISEINRNTSTPLEGYDFESDMPADLAAIPVRLWHWGVKNRTGVLREVDPKFTYVNMLPHSKATISPSGICFKGMYYTCAEAVELGWFHKNRSVPRPKSIEVAYDPLNTNVLYVRPDNKFDSVWECTLQSRSRRYQDMSLVEAMSIQSEARSTYSEAQQEADYQAPDLQNELEMIAQVAEKRQKSSDLSNNSQRLSGIRNNRQQEKESERQKNRESAKPPKKKDAATVTSIHSGKQVEQGFDYPDLDDF, from the coding sequence ATGTATCTTAATAAAGTATTTCTTGACCCTCACTTGGACCATCCAACCCATGTCCGAATTGTTTATGAACATGTCGATTTCTTAATGCTTATTGATATACACGATGAAAAAGCGTGGCCATATCGCGTAAATCTAGATGAGTTCGAAAGTTTGTCACTAGAAGCCGTGCCAGATCCAATTTTGTTGGCCACCCCCGAAGCAGGCTCTAAAGCTGAAGAGATAAGAGATCGGGCTTATCGATCCGTAGCTTTATTGTTAACGGACTATTTTGCCTTATTTGATAAAAAGCTGAGGAATCAGAAGATTAAGTCAGTTTTAGAAGCAATGGATGAGTCTAGGCTGTATGTGACTCGACAATTGCGTCGATATTGGCAGAGAGGGCTTTCTCCTGACGCCCTTGCTCCAGACTACACAAAATGCGGTGCTCCTGGACAAAACCGACTAGCAATTCAAAAAACAGGGAGTAAACGCACAGTATCCCATGGAGAGGGACTTGCTATTACTGATGAGATAGCAAGTCTTTTCAAGTTGGCTATTGAAGGCTTCTATTTAGTTAATAATGATGTAGACCTAAAAGGGGCTAGGACAAAGGCGAATGGCTTTATTAAGTCAAAGTACCCTAAAATAAAAAAAGAAGATTTACCCACTTATAGGCAGTTCCGATACTACTACAACAAACACTATGCAAAGCCTCTTGTTGTTCAAGCTCGTACACCATCTATTGAATATGCAAAAGATGTTACACCTAGCCACAGCACTTCCACCACAAATAACTTTGGACCAGGGGCTCGTTATGAGATCGATGCGACCATAGCTGACTTGCACCTTGTTTCAGGCCATGACCCAGACCGAATCGTAGGCCGCCCAATCGTATATAAAGTCAAAGATGTGTTTAGTCGTATGACTGTTGGCTTGTATGTTGGGTTAGAAAATCCTTCTTGGGCAACCGCATCGATCGCCCTCGCGCACGCGTTCTGTGACAAAGTTGAGTACTGTCGTAAATTCGGTGTTGAGATTACCGAAAGTGATTGGCCAAGTATTGGGACCCCTGCAACGATTACAGCTGATCGAGGAGAGTTGCTTGGTAAACACGGAGATATCTTAGTTAACCGATTTGGTATCACTTTATCGAATACCCGAGCATATCGCGGTGATGATAAAGGCATAGTCGAAAAATCATTTCATATGATGCATGTAGATATTCTTCCTTATGTGAAAGGGAAGGTCGAACCTGTAAATGGAAAGAAAAAAGCGGGGAAACGAACAGAGCTATCAGCGAACCTAACGCTTTATGATTTCACGAAAATGGTGATCATCTCTGAAATCAACCGCAATACATCCACCCCATTAGAGGGCTACGACTTTGAATCTGATATGCCCGCAGATTTGGCTGCAATACCTGTAAGGCTATGGCATTGGGGCGTGAAAAATAGAACGGGTGTTTTGAGAGAAGTAGATCCAAAATTCACCTATGTGAACATGTTGCCCCATAGCAAAGCTACGATATCTCCTTCAGGCATATGTTTTAAGGGCATGTATTATACCTGTGCAGAAGCAGTTGAACTGGGCTGGTTTCATAAAAATAGATCAGTGCCTCGTCCAAAAAGCATAGAGGTAGCTTACGATCCTCTGAACACCAATGTTCTATATGTGAGACCAGACAATAAGTTCGATAGTGTATGGGAATGCACATTACAGAGTCGAAGCCGAAGATATCAAGATATGAGCTTAGTTGAAGCAATGTCAATTCAATCTGAGGCGAGATCAACATATTCTGAAGCTCAACAAGAAGCCGATTATCAAGCACCAGATCTTCAAAATGAGCTTGAGATGATTGCCCAAGTTGCAGAAAAGAGACAAAAGTCTTCGGATCTATCTAACAACTCGCAGCGACTAAGTGGAATTCGTAACAATCGACAGCAAGAAAAAGAGTCAGAACGCCAGAAAAATAGAGAGTCCGCTAAGCCGCCTAAGAAGAAGGATGCAGCGACAGTTACTTCTATCCATTCCGGTAAACAAGTTGAACAGGGGTTCGACTATCCAGATTTGGATGATTTTTAA
- a CDS encoding ATP-binding protein encodes MAVFETAKYIDAEIKEYEHHPLINALPRINSPKDTAELIRRIPVVSPEEVALPAHIRRHAMLRIMDGFLYPTKAHLQLEQTISTMIRQGYLSRNIANKSYQETLNRTEKLADDSRNAGNEALVSSVIGCSGAGKSTAVEAVLSGYPQVIMHSSYQHVQIVWLKVECPHDASVKSLCINFFRALDEALDNNGLYEKQYVKPRENAEMLLGDFARIAALHSIGLLVIDEIQHLERSSSTNVSDRILRFFVQLTNTIKLPILFVGTPKAYELFSPSMRSARRASQFGSINWNRFNTTDRSGKGSDWDRFFSQLWALQWFKSPQPLTKEIKTLFWDYSQGIAHVAVTLFYLCQTRAVTVGREVISRDLVETVFNEELHMIKPMIKALQSGRDSEIQKYDDLEIPRASIVQNAVVSAPVNENAELNREDEHDSPEQTKLSKLINMLEQAGIGEDIAPTVAEQAVSELPDANLFQLLAHINNLQNKEPVPQVKEKPKVVKLKPRYVENDLRLMVNSKGGTYKTMKSEGVILRLADYL; translated from the coding sequence ATGGCCGTATTTGAAACAGCGAAATACATAGATGCAGAGATTAAAGAATACGAACATCATCCATTAATCAATGCTTTACCGCGTATTAATTCGCCAAAAGACACAGCGGAATTGATACGACGTATTCCGGTTGTAAGTCCTGAAGAGGTGGCTCTTCCTGCTCATATCCGTCGACATGCCATGTTGCGAATTATGGATGGTTTTTTATACCCAACAAAAGCGCATTTACAGTTAGAGCAAACGATCTCTACTATGATTCGTCAAGGCTACTTGAGTCGAAACATAGCCAATAAAAGCTATCAAGAAACATTGAATCGAACAGAGAAGCTAGCAGATGACAGCCGTAATGCTGGCAATGAAGCCCTAGTGAGCTCTGTAATTGGCTGTTCGGGTGCTGGTAAATCAACAGCCGTTGAAGCCGTCTTGTCTGGCTATCCTCAAGTCATTATGCATTCCTCTTACCAACATGTTCAGATTGTCTGGCTTAAAGTAGAGTGCCCTCATGATGCCTCTGTAAAAAGTCTATGTATCAACTTCTTTCGTGCTCTAGACGAGGCACTAGACAACAACGGACTATATGAAAAGCAATACGTAAAACCACGAGAAAATGCTGAAATGTTGCTGGGGGATTTTGCGAGAATTGCCGCTTTGCACTCAATAGGCCTTCTAGTTATTGATGAAATTCAGCATTTAGAGCGTTCGAGCTCTACGAATGTGTCTGATCGAATTCTTCGGTTCTTTGTGCAGCTAACGAACACGATTAAGCTACCAATACTGTTTGTCGGGACGCCAAAAGCCTATGAGCTATTTTCTCCTAGTATGCGTTCGGCTAGACGTGCTTCACAGTTTGGTAGTATCAATTGGAATCGGTTCAATACCACAGACAGATCCGGTAAAGGCTCTGATTGGGATAGGTTTTTCTCTCAGTTGTGGGCGTTACAGTGGTTCAAGTCACCTCAGCCCCTAACGAAAGAAATTAAAACGCTTTTCTGGGACTACTCTCAGGGCATTGCCCATGTTGCGGTAACACTTTTTTACTTATGTCAGACAAGAGCTGTGACAGTGGGTAGAGAAGTGATCTCCAGAGACTTAGTGGAAACCGTATTCAATGAAGAGCTTCATATGATCAAACCCATGATCAAAGCGCTTCAAAGTGGCCGTGATTCAGAAATACAAAAATATGATGATCTAGAAATACCAAGAGCAAGCATAGTTCAGAACGCAGTGGTTTCTGCTCCAGTAAATGAAAATGCGGAGCTTAATAGAGAGGATGAGCATGATTCCCCTGAGCAGACCAAGCTATCTAAGCTGATCAATATGCTTGAGCAAGCGGGTATCGGTGAAGACATTGCACCCACTGTGGCAGAGCAAGCCGTGTCAGAGCTTCCTGACGCCAACTTATTTCAGCTGCTTGCGCATATCAATAACTTGCAGAATAAAGAACCAGTGCCCCAAGTCAAAGAGAAGCCAAAAGTCGTTAAGCTAAAGCCTAGGTATGTTGAAAACGACCTGCGGTTAATGGTTAACAGTAAAGGTGGTACTTACAAGACTATGAAATCTGAAGGGGTTATACTGCGTTTGGCTGACTATTTATAA
- a CDS encoding helix-turn-helix domain-containing protein translates to MTDRWLYINEISQYLGVTSDTIYKWIEKKGLPAHKIGRLWKFKKDEVDAWVWSGQAAEN, encoded by the coding sequence ATGACCGATCGGTGGTTGTACATCAACGAAATATCCCAGTATCTGGGGGTTACCAGCGACACCATCTATAAATGGATCGAGAAGAAAGGCCTGCCTGCTCATAAAATAGGCAGGTTATGGAAGTTTAAAAAAGACGAAGTAGATGCTTGGGTGTGGTCCGGCCAGGCAGCGGAGAATTAA
- a CDS encoding class I SAM-dependent DNA methyltransferase yields MNAVEIEEAISKLAEQPFDAAEFPYAFLEAFGNKATTIKRLRSGSTNASDIEAGVLQRNNVHIAVAEEGNVTDTLAALKQSPATKKAKAKFIVATDGKQFEAEDLTSDDAPIVCEYKKFPDHFGFFLPLAGISTVKQIRESSIDIKATGRLNRLYIQLLKDNPEWGKAERRHDMNHFMSRLIFCFFAEDTDIFNGEGLFTATIDQMSDRDSSNTHEVMSEVFRAMDTKISERDAAKLPRWADQFPYVNGGLFSGSTETPKFSKIARSYLIHIGSLDWTKINPDIFGSMIQAVTDEKERSSLGLHYTSVPNILKVLNPLFLDDLREKLEEAGDSPIKLLNLRKRMSKIRVFDPACGSGNFLVIAYKEMRAIEAEINQRRSESGHKTEIPLTNFRGIELRDFPAEIARLALIIAEYQCDVMYRGQKDALAEFLPLDAMNWIVQGNALQLDWLSVCPPTGADVRIQANDLFESPLDQAEIDFDNEGGETYICGNPPYLGSRAQSKVQKSDLEAIFKMKTKNWKQLDYVSGWFMKAADFGVVAKSKAAFVSTNSICQGQQVPVLWPLIFESQNEIEFATIGFKWTNLAKSNAGVTVVVIGISAGARKRRTLHSGANSEFENARVVDNINPYLLASENIFVAAQKEQISNLGELDRGSAPTDDGEFTFSQDEYEAQLSLYPELKRYFHLAMGSSEFINGVIRWILKLDEISLNDPKLHSIVQPILNRVKKFRQASTKAATKKFADRPSVFPEDRHFKGRKIFVPQLFSEKREYVTCGLLTENSLILAPHFQIDGSQMIVLALISSRTHKVWISTVCGQLETRLRYSNTLGWNTFPVPILTEKNKKDLESCAEDILLAREAHFPATIAELYDPEKMPENLRLAHERNDEVLERIYIGRRFKNDTERLEKLFEMYSKMTKSKAAS; encoded by the coding sequence ATGAACGCGGTTGAAATAGAAGAAGCCATTTCAAAATTAGCAGAGCAGCCATTTGATGCTGCCGAATTCCCTTATGCGTTCCTAGAGGCCTTTGGTAACAAGGCGACAACAATTAAGCGCCTCCGATCTGGGTCAACCAATGCATCGGATATCGAAGCTGGTGTACTGCAGCGCAATAATGTTCACATTGCTGTTGCAGAGGAAGGCAATGTTACCGATACGTTGGCTGCATTGAAGCAAAGCCCGGCAACCAAAAAAGCGAAAGCAAAGTTCATTGTTGCAACCGATGGTAAGCAGTTTGAAGCGGAAGACCTCACCAGCGACGATGCGCCAATTGTCTGCGAGTATAAGAAATTCCCCGATCACTTTGGTTTTTTCCTTCCACTTGCGGGAATATCGACGGTTAAGCAGATTCGGGAAAGCTCAATTGATATCAAAGCAACCGGTCGATTAAACCGCTTGTATATCCAGTTACTCAAAGACAACCCTGAATGGGGAAAAGCTGAACGCCGCCACGACATGAACCATTTCATGTCTCGACTCATATTTTGCTTTTTTGCAGAAGATACCGATATTTTTAATGGCGAGGGCTTATTCACCGCAACCATTGACCAGATGAGTGACAGAGACTCATCCAATACGCATGAGGTCATGAGTGAAGTTTTCCGTGCGATGGATACCAAAATATCGGAACGTGATGCCGCCAAACTCCCTCGCTGGGCAGATCAGTTCCCGTATGTAAACGGTGGGCTTTTCTCAGGCTCTACTGAAACTCCAAAATTCAGCAAAATCGCGCGTTCTTACTTAATTCATATTGGCAGTTTGGATTGGACGAAGATCAACCCAGATATCTTTGGTTCCATGATTCAAGCCGTGACCGATGAAAAAGAGCGAAGCTCGCTAGGCCTACACTACACATCTGTTCCGAATATTTTAAAAGTTCTTAATCCTCTCTTCCTTGATGACTTACGCGAAAAACTGGAAGAAGCCGGTGATAGCCCGATCAAATTGCTGAACCTTCGTAAGCGCATGTCGAAAATTCGAGTGTTTGACCCTGCTTGTGGCTCAGGAAACTTCCTCGTTATTGCTTACAAGGAAATGCGTGCAATTGAAGCCGAAATTAATCAGCGTAGAAGTGAAAGTGGGCATAAAACAGAGATTCCTCTGACGAACTTTCGAGGGATAGAACTTAGGGATTTCCCTGCTGAAATTGCTCGACTTGCACTCATCATTGCTGAGTACCAGTGTGACGTAATGTACCGAGGTCAAAAGGATGCACTAGCAGAATTCTTACCTTTGGATGCCATGAATTGGATTGTTCAAGGCAACGCATTGCAACTTGATTGGTTGAGTGTCTGCCCTCCCACTGGAGCAGATGTTCGAATACAAGCTAATGACTTATTCGAATCACCCTTAGATCAAGCTGAAATTGATTTTGATAATGAAGGCGGCGAAACATATATTTGCGGTAATCCACCGTACCTTGGCAGTAGAGCTCAATCCAAAGTTCAAAAAAGTGACCTTGAAGCTATTTTTAAAATGAAAACAAAAAACTGGAAGCAATTAGATTATGTCTCTGGTTGGTTCATGAAAGCCGCGGATTTTGGAGTAGTCGCTAAATCAAAAGCAGCTTTTGTTTCGACAAATTCAATATGCCAAGGCCAGCAAGTTCCTGTTTTATGGCCTTTAATATTTGAGTCTCAGAATGAGATTGAATTTGCAACTATAGGCTTTAAATGGACTAATCTTGCAAAAAGCAACGCAGGAGTAACGGTAGTAGTCATAGGGATTTCGGCAGGTGCTAGGAAACGCAGGACCTTACATTCAGGTGCAAATAGTGAATTCGAAAATGCAAGAGTCGTCGATAACATCAATCCTTATTTACTGGCTTCGGAGAATATATTTGTAGCTGCGCAGAAAGAACAAATTTCGAATCTAGGGGAACTAGACAGAGGGAGCGCACCAACAGACGACGGGGAGTTTACTTTTAGTCAAGATGAATATGAAGCTCAATTATCCTTATATCCTGAGCTGAAGCGGTATTTTCACCTCGCGATGGGAAGTTCTGAGTTTATTAATGGAGTAATTCGTTGGATTCTAAAGCTAGATGAAATTTCATTGAATGACCCAAAACTTCATTCTATTGTTCAACCTATTTTAAATAGAGTAAAGAAATTCCGACAAGCTAGTACAAAAGCAGCAACTAAAAAGTTTGCAGATCGCCCCAGTGTCTTTCCAGAGGATCGCCATTTTAAAGGTAGAAAAATATTTGTACCTCAACTTTTTTCAGAAAAAAGAGAATATGTTACCTGCGGACTTTTAACTGAAAATTCACTTATTTTAGCTCCTCACTTTCAAATTGATGGAAGCCAGATGATTGTGCTGGCACTTATATCTTCACGAACTCATAAAGTATGGATTTCAACTGTCTGTGGTCAATTAGAAACGCGCTTGAGGTACTCAAATACCTTGGGCTGGAATACATTCCCGGTTCCAATCCTTACTGAAAAGAATAAGAAGGATCTTGAGAGTTGTGCAGAAGATATTTTACTAGCTCGTGAAGCTCATTTCCCAGCGACAATTGCAGAACTTTATGACCCCGAAAAAATGCCTGAAAACCTTCGTTTAGCTCATGAACGTAATGATGAAGTACTTGAAAGAATCTATATCGGTCGTCGATTTAAAAATGATACAGAGCGTCTAGAAAAGCTCTTCGAAATGTATTCGAAAATGACTAAAAGTAAGGCTGCTTCATGA
- a CDS encoding DEAD/DEAH box helicase, giving the protein MTNVIPSVSVNYARNGSSKKSNELGMRVMQERAYEKRGEQYLLIKSPPASGKSRALMFVALDKLNNQGLKKAIIVVPEKSIGSSFNNEPLSDFGFYWDWKVEPKWNLCNAPGGDGGKVNSVKAFLDGEDQTLVCTHATFRFAVDRFGIDAFDDCLIAVDEFHHVSANPDNKLGAHLGELIARDKVHIVAMTGSYFRGDAEAVLAPDDEANFETVTYTYYEQLNGYEYLKTLDIGYYFYSGSYSDEILNVLDADEKTIIHIPNVNSRESTKDKIREVEHIIESLGEWQGSDPDTGFQLIKAANGRILKIADLVDDDSNKRDKVTAALRRPEAKNDRDLVDIIIALGMAKEGFDWIWCEHALTVGYRSSLTEIIQIIGRATRDAKGKTHAKFTNLIAEPDATEETVAEAVNDTLKAIAASLLMEQVLAPRFEFKPKNKDSGPIEGFDYGDEGYDPNKTNVGFNESTGQFQIEIKGLAEPKSDSAKRICKEDLNEVITSFVQDKSALERGMFDEELVPEELTQVRMGKIVKDRYPGLDDEDQEAVRQHAIAALNLTQQGKDEANPVIGLPDDKESSANTAFVEGVRKFAMNVTELDIDLIDRINPFSEAYAILAKSMSEESLKQVASVINAKKVNLSEEEARELAMRAVQFKKERGRLPDITAQDPWERRMAEGIAFIQRKVAEKANG; this is encoded by the coding sequence ATGACAAATGTAATTCCATCCGTCTCGGTTAATTATGCTCGTAACGGCAGCTCTAAGAAGTCTAATGAACTGGGGATGCGCGTAATGCAAGAGCGTGCGTACGAAAAGCGAGGGGAACAATACTTACTTATCAAATCTCCCCCTGCGTCTGGTAAGAGTCGTGCTTTGATGTTCGTTGCCCTGGATAAATTGAATAACCAAGGGCTAAAGAAAGCCATTATCGTAGTGCCAGAGAAATCTATTGGCTCTAGCTTTAACAATGAACCACTCAGTGATTTTGGTTTTTATTGGGACTGGAAAGTAGAACCAAAGTGGAACCTATGTAACGCACCAGGAGGGGATGGCGGTAAGGTTAACTCCGTTAAGGCCTTTTTAGACGGTGAAGACCAAACATTAGTCTGTACACATGCCACATTCCGCTTTGCAGTCGATCGCTTCGGGATTGATGCGTTTGATGACTGTTTAATCGCCGTAGATGAGTTTCATCACGTAAGTGCAAACCCAGACAATAAGCTCGGGGCTCATCTTGGTGAACTCATCGCGAGAGATAAAGTCCACATAGTCGCGATGACTGGTTCCTATTTTCGTGGTGATGCAGAAGCTGTACTGGCACCTGATGACGAAGCCAATTTTGAGACAGTTACCTATACTTACTACGAACAGTTAAATGGCTATGAATACCTTAAGACATTAGACATTGGGTATTACTTCTATTCAGGTAGTTATTCAGATGAAATTCTGAATGTGCTCGATGCTGATGAAAAGACAATCATCCATATCCCGAACGTTAATTCACGGGAAAGCACGAAAGATAAGATCCGCGAAGTTGAGCACATCATTGAGTCACTCGGGGAGTGGCAAGGGAGCGACCCTGATACCGGTTTTCAACTCATTAAAGCGGCCAACGGTCGAATATTGAAAATCGCAGATTTAGTCGATGACGATTCTAATAAACGGGATAAAGTAACAGCAGCACTAAGGCGTCCTGAAGCCAAGAATGATAGAGACCTCGTCGATATTATCATTGCGCTAGGTATGGCTAAGGAAGGCTTTGACTGGATTTGGTGTGAACATGCTTTAACCGTGGGCTACCGATCCAGTTTAACGGAAATCATTCAAATCATCGGACGTGCAACACGAGATGCCAAAGGCAAAACACACGCGAAGTTTACTAATTTAATCGCAGAACCCGATGCGACAGAGGAAACGGTTGCTGAGGCCGTAAACGATACGCTGAAGGCGATTGCAGCGAGCCTTTTGATGGAGCAGGTTTTGGCGCCTCGCTTTGAGTTTAAACCCAAGAATAAAGACAGCGGGCCAATCGAGGGTTTCGACTATGGTGATGAAGGGTATGACCCCAATAAAACGAATGTTGGCTTCAATGAGTCTACAGGGCAGTTTCAGATAGAAATAAAGGGCCTAGCCGAGCCTAAGAGTGACAGTGCAAAGCGTATATGTAAGGAAGATCTGAACGAAGTCATCACTTCGTTTGTTCAAGACAAAAGCGCCCTAGAACGCGGTATGTTCGATGAGGAACTTGTTCCTGAGGAATTAACCCAAGTTCGAATGGGTAAAATTGTGAAGGATCGTTACCCTGGGCTGGATGATGAAGACCAGGAAGCTGTGCGCCAGCATGCGATTGCTGCGCTTAACTTGACTCAGCAGGGAAAAGACGAAGCGAACCCAGTCATCGGGTTACCTGATGATAAAGAGTCATCTGCTAACACAGCATTTGTGGAAGGTGTTCGTAAATTTGCCATGAACGTAACGGAGCTGGATATCGATTTGATTGATCGGATTAATCCATTCAGTGAAGCCTATGCGATATTAGCCAAATCGATGAGCGAAGAAAGCCTGAAGCAAGTAGCATCGGTTATTAATGCAAAAAAAGTAAACCTTTCCGAAGAAGAAGCACGAGAGCTTGCAATGCGTGCCGTGCAATTCAAGAAAGAGCGTGGCCGTTTACCTGATATTACGGCTCAGGACCCATGGGAGCGCCGTATGGCTGAAGGCATTGCCTTCATACAACGGAAAGTAGCGGAGAAAGCTAATGGTTGA
- a CDS encoding GIY-YIG nuclease family protein, with translation MVDVSNEELLAQLGVEVKQEKKAKLTPREERIIAGFEEIQRFYDEHDREPMHGEDRDIFERMYATRLDQIRKSEECLELVKGLDNQGLLENSYNVGEPPAEYNSDEELLADLGIEASKEDDITQLKHVRSASEKRKAAEEIGNRKRCEDFEKFKPLFESVQEDIKSGARKTLPFSKDGSIEKGNYFILSGQKAYVAEVGEAFTGSDGRNEYRLRVIFDNGVESNQLMHSLQKRLWEDETGRRISEKESSAGPLFDGVADENDSESGTIYILRSKSDLPVISENRDVIHKIGVTGGDVKKRIANARVDPTYLMADVEVVATYELYNINRKKLENLIHHIFEPVRLDIEINDRFGHPVKPREWFLVPIFAIDNAVEKIKDGSISSYVYDSNKANLVHRDESAEE, from the coding sequence ATGGTTGATGTCAGTAATGAAGAGTTGCTCGCACAACTTGGTGTTGAGGTAAAGCAGGAAAAGAAAGCAAAGCTTACACCGCGAGAAGAGCGAATCATAGCCGGCTTTGAGGAGATCCAGCGGTTTTATGACGAGCATGATAGAGAACCTATGCATGGCGAAGATAGAGATATCTTTGAGCGTATGTATGCAACCCGTTTAGACCAAATTCGAAAGAGCGAAGAATGCTTGGAGCTAGTAAAGGGTTTGGATAATCAAGGTCTGTTAGAGAATTCGTATAATGTCGGTGAACCGCCAGCTGAATACAATTCGGATGAGGAGCTTTTAGCAGACTTAGGTATTGAAGCGTCAAAAGAAGATGATATCACTCAGCTAAAGCACGTGAGATCGGCTTCAGAGAAACGGAAAGCTGCAGAAGAAATCGGTAACCGAAAACGTTGCGAAGACTTTGAGAAGTTCAAGCCGTTGTTTGAATCAGTCCAGGAAGACATAAAATCAGGTGCCCGAAAGACCTTACCGTTTAGCAAGGATGGGAGTATTGAAAAAGGTAACTACTTCATTCTATCAGGGCAAAAGGCTTACGTAGCAGAAGTCGGTGAAGCATTCACAGGCTCCGACGGGCGGAATGAATATAGACTAAGGGTGATTTTTGACAATGGAGTTGAAAGCAATCAGTTAATGCATTCACTTCAGAAACGCCTATGGGAAGATGAGACAGGCCGACGAATAAGCGAAAAAGAAAGCAGCGCGGGACCTCTATTTGATGGTGTGGCTGACGAGAATGATTCGGAAAGCGGCACCATCTACATCCTTAGGAGTAAGTCTGATTTACCGGTGATCTCGGAAAATCGAGATGTTATTCATAAGATTGGTGTTACTGGTGGCGACGTTAAAAAACGTATAGCAAACGCACGGGTAGATCCAACCTATCTCATGGCCGATGTAGAAGTTGTTGCTACGTATGAACTTTACAATATCAACCGGAAGAAACTGGAAAATCTGATCCACCATATATTTGAACCAGTACGATTAGATATCGAAATTAACGATCGGTTTGGACACCCAGTAAAGCCTCGTGAGTGGTTTTTAGTTCCAATTTTTGCAATTGATAACGCAGTTGAAAAAATTAAGGATGGGAGTATTTCCTCGTATGTCTATGATTCGAATAAAGCGAATTTAGTTCACCGTGACGAGTCTGCAGAAGAGTGA